The DNA region ATACACAAACAAAACCTAAATTTGAACAAAATATATCAATTTTCAGGGTAAACATCAAAATAATCAGTCGGCATCTATGCATAGTGTCTACCCATAGTTTTTCAGGAAAAATCATATACATTGAAACAGGCTACCATTAAAACTTACAATGAACTAATTTTACAAATAAAAGTTCCTTGAATACTTTGTATTAATTGCCTCACCTACCGTCCACAGGGATATGATCACCAACAATAACTGAAATGTTGGAACATCTAGAAACTGAATCACACTTTTATACACACAAATTCCAAAAGTGAACAGTTACaggtttgttttataaatatactCAAAACATGGTGTATTTTTACAAAGAAAGGGAAAAAGCTGTAAGCACTGATAAATGGAAATATAGTTTTGGTCACATTGTTGTCATTCTGTAATGTGAAGTTGTTTTGACTAGGAATGTTTTAGGAACCAATTTCATGACAAAATATTTACTATTCAGGTCATGATTTCATTTGTGATAGGGTGTTGATTTTCCAGCGGTATCTGTCTTTTGTTCAGCCACAAGATGTCAAAGTCAGTATCttgttaatataaaaataacGCTATAAGTCAACAGGAGTGCAAGTGGTTTGCTATGTAATGTGCACCATCTCTGCTGGAGTGCTTCTTAAACAAAAAGATTTCCATCCAATTGCAATACACTCAGCAGCTGCTTTATTAGGTATTCCTGCCTAGTGCCAGAAAGGACCCTCTTTTGTTTATAGAACTTCCCGAATTTTTAAAGGAATGAATTTCACAAGATGCTGAAAACTTTCCTTATAGAATTTGGTTTATATCCTTTTTTGCACTTATAACCTTCCTGTTAACTTTGAGTCTGGCcactgacctctctcattaacatgATTTTTCCTTCAGAACTGCCATCCTCTGGATCTTTTTTGCATATTGCACAAAATTCTTGAAAATCCCAGAATGGTGGCTGTTTTTGAGATGCTGGAAGCACcatgtctggcaccaacaataatattttaatttgcTTAGATCATGAATACTGCCTACTATTAAGCTATGTCAAAAAGCAACTAAAGTTCTTGATTCCATGTTGTATGTATTGAGTCTTAGCCACATGCTTCTGTCTGTAGGAGAgggtgtccctaataaagtAGACGCTTAACGTACATGTGAAGTTAGGAGGTTTCAGTCTAAATTAGTCTGCAGGTCAAGGCTGGATAAGTAACCTGAAACGGTGACAGGCGGCTATTattaccaagcaaaataaaagctgCTTGAAGCTGCAGAGTATCTGTGGGGCTACAGGAGAAGGTTccttgcagtgaaatatctactgacaaaaaacaaggaggtttctttttttttgttctgctcgTGGCACCTTCAGAAGACAGCATCAAAGGAAATTACAAATGGGTACAACCTCAATATTTTCTTCTTCTTAATAAGGATTGGCAACTAGATTATTCATGCTAAGAAAGGAAAGAGAGAACTTATTTAAGGAATAAGTTTTCATGAATTTTCATGAaggtattaataatattaatatcgCAGACACAATCACATCAGAATTTGGACATGGTTATGTGTATTCAACAAACATACGCTAGCGAGTTCAACAAACATTGTCAGATACTGGTTTCTTGAGTCACAAAGGCCAGTCATACATCCCCTGTCCAGTAATTTAAGGTGCGGGAGGACGGTGGTGTTGGATCTACTGGCAGAATTACGGTCCATCCATTACTTCAGTATCTGGAGCGCAAGTCTTCAACAAAGAACACATTTATGATTTTACTTGGTAATGAAACCTTACTTTCGGAGAGTGAGGTATCAGAGAGGGCATCACCCAGTCGAGCTGTAAGGTGTGTCACTGTGGTAGTTATAGTCGGGGCACACCTTCTGCACCAGTTTGTAATCGACACTGTAAAAGGCGATGTATATGCATATGACTTTGAACGGCTTGGAGCACAACCAGGAGACATGGGTCTGGGTCTGTTCCTGGTAGCATATCTTGGATGGGTCATGACTGCACAGTCCTGTCTTCTTACTGCGGTCCGTCTTCTCGAACTCAATGCGACAGTTGAACGCCTTGGAGTCCGTGGTCTCCATGGTCTCCAGTGTGGACTGTTGAGCAAATTCAAACTCCACAACCTTGGAGGGTGGCACTAGACTCACAGAAACATTTCCCTGGCCAGTGGAGTTGTGGCGAAAGAAGACACTGAACGTCCCATTTCCGTGATCCACGATCTTGCCCCTAATGAGGAGATTTAACTTCACGGTCTTGATGTTGGAGTGAAAGTCACCCCAGCCAAACATTTTCTTGAATTTTCCCGTTTTCACGATGGGTCTGCGTTTAGTTCGTGCATGCGTGTCCAGAACATCTGTCTGGTTAGATAACCAGTCCCAGAAGTCCTCAGTGTTTTCTAAATATGTAATTTCCCGGATGTTCTGCTTGAGCCCAGGAGATCCCCTGGCAAACAGACGCAAAGGGTTCACAATCCGGGGGCTGGCCACATCAGCAGAGGGGATGTCATCGCTATCCTCCCAATCTGCGAGATCCACTGTTGGAATCTGCCCTTTGTTGAATGTTACCTTAAAAGGGGGATAAAAAGGAGGAAAACTGAAAGTTGACCTTGgaacagttttattttttttgaggtgtgttttttttttttagatgtgctatttgtaattattttcaccCTAAAACGCATGTTATCTTAAAGAAAACTAAAAAGATACTAACCTGAGATTCATTACGCATGAAAATATGAATCATTATACAGAAAAA from Brienomyrus brachyistius isolate T26 chromosome 1, BBRACH_0.4, whole genome shotgun sequence includes:
- the LOC125705909 gene encoding neurexophilin-2-like — encoded protein: MRNLNTVLFLFCLHMVTFNKGQIPTVDLADWEDSDDIPSADVASPRIVNPLRLFARGSPGLKQNIREITYLENTEDFWDWLSNQTDVLDTHARTKRRPIVKTGKFKKMFGWGDFHSNIKTVKLNLLIRGKIVDHGNGTFSVFFRHNSTGQGNVSVSLVPPSKVVEFEFAQQSTLETMETTDSKAFNCRIEFEKTDRSKKTGLCSHDPSKICYQEQTQTHVSWLCSKPFKVICIYIAFYSVDYKLVQKVCPDYNYHSDTPYSSTG